The following DNA comes from Desulfatirhabdium butyrativorans DSM 18734.
ATACTTCGAACGTAGTTGCCCTTACTTGATGAAGGTTTCAGCTTAAGGATCGTCTCAAGGAAGGCGCTCATATTCTGCACCACCTTTTCAACTCCAAAAGAAACCTTCCCCATAGGCGCATGGACAATGCCTGATTTCTCTGTTCTAAAATCGATTTTCCCGGCCTTCAGTTCATTGACCGCTTTGGCAATATCAAAGGTGACCGTCCCGGTTTTGGCATTGGGCATCAGGCCTCTTGGGCCCAATATCTTTCCGATTTTGCCGACCGCACCCATCATGTCAGGAGTTGCAACCGCTTTATCAAATTCAAGCCACCCATTTTTAATCTTTTCGACATATTCATCAGCACCGGCATAATCAGCACCTGCTTCGAGAGCCTCCTTTTCCTTATCCCCCTTTGCAAACACCAATACCCGAACCGTCTTTCCCAATCCGTTGGGAAGAACAACCGTTCCTCGGACCATTTGATCAGCATGTCGCGGATCTACACCGAGCTTAACGGCAATGTCCACCGTTTCATTAAACTTCACATAAGACGATTCGATAGCAAGTTGAACAGC
Coding sequences within:
- the rplA gene encoding 50S ribosomal protein L1, which codes for MATRGKKYIESKKHVDSTKRYSLSDAVQLAIESSYVKFNETVDIAVKLGVDPRHADQMVRGTVVLPNGLGKTVRVLVFAKGDKEKEALEAGADYAGADEYVEKIKNGWLEFDKAVATPDMMGAVGKIGKILGPRGLMPNAKTGTVTFDIAKAVNELKAGKIDFRTEKSGIVHAPMGKVSFGVEKVVQNMSAFLETILKLKPSSSKGNYVRSIAVSTTMGAGVKVDTASLKSL